ttacaaaaaaatatatctatacaaTAAAGAAATTGTCTATTTGTGGGTAAACAAATtcgcagaaaataaaagagagcaACATTTACAGATATAGAGGTGAACAGTGATAGTATATACAAGCATGTCCATAGCAAGCAGAAGGCTGCAAGTGGTGcaatttaaagacaaaaatgttaacgcaaaaattaacaaatatacTGGAAGATGCAAGATTGCACAACAACTTGCAACTGAGCTCAAAGATGGTAAACAAATAGTTATTTCAATCCTGATAACAAATaccaatatttttcaaactacAGTACACCAAGAAGATGGAAACATACCTAGAAATCTGGCTGGGAAGATAAGTACGAGCAAAAAATGCTGCTTCTGGCAGGCGGTTTGTAGAAATCAGGATCTCTAAGCATTGCTCACacctgtcaacaaacaaatatttaagtaGGAAGATCTGTAAAGTCAGCAccttccaaaaaataaaaaacctagAGAAAACCCAAATCATCTAGTGTTTTGCAGAAGCACAATGAAAGACATTTATGAGTTGTAACTTTCACATGATCTCCCACCCCATTCCTCAATATCAAAACAGAGGAgctttttaagcatttttaaaactgtgggCAATTTCACACCCaacaaaatatatcattttactttttaataaacCTGACCTGCCAAGGATGAAGTTGGACAGGAAAGCTACATTGTTCTGTCCAGCAGCTTGGGCAGTAGTTCCAAGCCGTGCAACCATTTCACTGTTGCCTGCAGAACTGGCCAGCATAAGGAGACCCCCAAAGTCCTGGGCCTGGTGCAAACACTCCTGGGCCAAGCCAAACTCACACTTGCGGATTGCCAGCTCTGCCAACTGCTTCCATTTCTGCTCAGACTGTGAACACAcacaattttaataaacatttgaattcttttcttcatcctaCCATACAAGTTGTTaccaaatgttttaaaaatgtctctgTTTAACAATTTCAGGTAAATAAGGATTAATTACCATCTTCTTTTATGAGGGAGACAAAGTTAATAAAATGTCTGGCTGTCATGGAGAAAGAGACGATCAATGAGTGTTACCTGCATTTCCTTTGCAAGATCATAAGCAATACGTAGATCTCCCAGCTGCACTGCTAGTTCAAATTTGTGTTctgggtcacaggtcacagccATTGCTTGTGATTTAAAGCCCTGGAGAGACATAGTCAAAAATCAGATAAAGTTAACCTTTAAGCAATCACTTAACTTTTGATCTTGATAATGACCGTTCAGAAATTCAACATCAATAaaccaggaaaaaaattattcatctgTTATTTAGTTAGATTTCTTGTTGTGCTATACAGCAGAatagtaataaagaaataaaatctgttatctAGTTTCTGAACATggactgaagttaaaaaaaaaaccccatttgATTTTATGCAGGAACAAACCTGCTTTTCTAAGAAGTGTGCCACACGTGTGCGTTGCTCTCTGGGCACGGTAGGAAGAACTTTGTCTGCTGTCTCAAAGTCACGACGCATGACAGCTGTCTGGTACTCAAGAACGGACACCAGGAGGGAATAACTGACAATGGTGAGCTCTTTGTCTCCTAAGTACAGGCGGTTGTCCTTTGGGATATAGCCCAAAAGATACATaactctgcaaaaaaaaaaaaaaaatcctcgttTTCATATCTTAAAAGGTCTGAGTACTACCCCAAAAATTAAATTCCTTGTTAAGGattgaaggattttttttttaggttacaaaataataaaacattaaaaaactagcaaaaaaaaaaaaaaaaaaaaaaaaaaaaaaatgcatggtaAGGAATTAGCTTTAGACTCACCTGTCCAAATGAGCAATGGTGACAATTTCACCACCAACATAGTAGTTGAGGCGGTTGACGCTGTTGGTGTAAATGAAGCAGTCACCCACCCACAAACCTGTTCTCACGCTCTCATCAACCTCTGTCAGCACCTGGAAAGTCCAACGTGCACAATAAAGCATGTTCaagaaactgtaaataaaaatatgcatcaaCCAATGTGATACCACTCACTCTAAGCATGAAAGCTAAAAACATGATGCATACTGCAATATATTCTTATATTATGCAGAAATGATAAGTGAAcgcaaaaaaaagttttctaacaGACACATCCTTTTTCCACACAAATGCTGCTTTTCCTGCCCAACATCTGATGcaaatcagtttttttgtgtgcacgACTTCCTTATACACAGACGATACAGAAGCGTATTCTtacaagaaagaagaggaaaataagctccccccaaaaaacatcCTTGCCTCAAAGGCATCTTCAATGCCATCTTCTGTAACCTTCTCCTTGTCTTCTTTGGCTTTCTCAACAGCCTCAGCCTTGAACTTCAAAATGAAGAAGGAATCTTCTGTGGCTATGCATACTAACTCTCCATTCTCGCTCCAAAAAATctgtttgcaaagaaaaaacaaaataagcatttaataTAAGAGAAACTTAAGCTTGTTTGAAAAGAACCGGTTGCACATAAAAGTAAACTTAAACTTGTTTGTATGAGGACAGGAATTAGTTTTACACCCCGCTAGCAACAAAGGCTAATCAGGGTGTACGAAGACAGGAAATATCCATCTCAAGGTCTTAATACAATGTGCAGCTGATTTATTAGCTTTTATTGCACTTACACTTTTTGGGGTGATCTCGATTCGCCGAAGAAGGTCAGTGGTCTCCCAGTCATAGAAGGCTAGGCCGCTGACTGATCGAACACCCAGCATGTTGCCACCATAgatgcctaaaaaaaaaatttggtaaaGAAAGATCATGGCTGGAGCATAGAGCAAACTATGGTTCCTAGcatatactaaataaaatgttaagaataGTACAATGAGCTTGCTATTTAGCACAACTGACCCTCAGCACCAAAGTCTGGCTTGAATGACTTCTGCTCTTTAAAGTTCTTGAAGATCTTCACACTGCTGCTGCCCTCACGGATGGCATAGATAGAAGAGTCATTGCTCCACACAAACTCCTGGGCTGAGCCAAAGCTCTTGTTTCTTAAAGCCATTGCtgtgtatataatgtattcGCCATCTCCACAAACCACCACAAACctgaacagattaaaaaaatttcctcaCCTGCACAATACTGActataaaatatgaaaactgtCTGAGAAAACACATCAACCAGCCAAGCACTGATAAAAGTGAATTATCAGAGAAACATGGCTAAGATCATATATCTGTGTACATACATTATGTATGTGATTACATACATGACATGTGCTAATATACATCACCTATATGCTTTTCAGCTAGCAAAAAATTTTGTGACAGCTGGGAATTATAGGTCATCGGTTAATTGGAGATTTTACACCCCAGACAAAGGAAAAATTTTGACTCGCATTTGTATTGAAAGagataatacaaaaaaagagaaaagtcacATGGAAAGAGTGTGGTGGTCTCCTATGAGGTGACTCACCTGCCATAGGGGTATGCTGTTTAGTTTGAAGGTAGACTCACCTGCCATTAGGGTTATGCTGTATAGTTTGAGGGTAGACTTCACAGCTTCCCATATCCTTGACTGCCAGTGGCAGACGCTCACCATCCTTTATTTCCTGGTCACCAATAGCTTTGATGTTGGCCTGCTGTATCTCTGAATGCTTAGCCCAGATAATCTTGCCACTCGAGTCCATGGACATTGCAGGTTCTTCCCGTCCTAGCTaagaaccaaaacaaaaagGTGGTGGGGAGGGATGTTTACACTGCcataagaaagttaaaaataacaagaagataaaaatcagTAAGCATTTCTAGCAATAAGCTAACTTTTAACgaatcattttatttccaaaCATGACGTTGAAACAACATACAGTAGcattataaaatttttgttcattaaacCACAGTTTAGTGAACAGAAGATCATTCTTTTATGCGAGTCCAGATCATAAACTGCATCATTATATCACACCAGTATTTATAATCAGCTTcatactgtaaaaaaaaacaaaaacaataaagaatttaataaatatgCTGATATTTTACCTTGATAATGATGCTGCCTTCATCATAGCCAATGGCCACATTGTTGGATCCCTTTTGACAAGCAATGGTCCATACTCTCTCAAGTCCGTAGTTCAATGTGCTCTCCAACCGATAGGTGTTGGCATGCCAAATACGCACTGTGCCTATGGTGTAAAAACAGCATAACATTATCTACGAAAAAGTCATACTATGATACAGGTAGTACCATCCTTTGGTGTAAATGATGAAATGCTAAGAAACTGTTTCTACTGCTAACTGGTTCAATAGTCATGCATCATTTGTAACAGTATTAAAATACTAAAACCTAATTTACAAGTGTTAAGATGCCACTACAGAAcagaattaatattatttattaaaaaaattcttgcagGAAAAAGCCTCATTAAACAGGATATGAAAGCATTTAATTTGTGAACTTTGAACTCTCACCATCTTCTGATCCTGTGAGGATGATAGGAAGCTCAGGGTGGAAGGACACAGCTGCAATGTTCTGAGCATGACCTTCTAGAGTCTGCACACACGTCTTGTTCTGATAATCCCAGATCTTCACaagcctgtcgtctgctccagaGATCAGGTAAGGCTTGTCTCCTCCTGTATAATAGTCGACACAGTTAGCTCCCTTCTCATGGCCTTCCAAGGTGAAGTTTGGTGTTGTTGACCCCAACTGCCAAACCTGTTTACAGAGATGAACATAACAGATTATCATTATATTAGTTTCAACCCTCACTTGACAAATTGTCTTGATCTTGTAATCTGTTTGCATTTAGCATATGAAAACCCAAAGAAATCTTCCCTTCATAATTTTCTCCAGCAGCACAGTGGATCGCCACATATACATACTAATGAATGCAGAGCAAAAGGGTTGATACGTTTATGATAAATGTGATCCCTataaaaaactttacttttttgcCAGcttaacactgaaaaaaattaattcttacAGTTTACTTGAGCACATACAGAACAAAAGGCcctgaacttttaaaaaatagttagAATCCtacttttgattgttttattttttatgcttacTTTAATGGTTCTGTCTAGGGATGCTGAAGCAAACTGGTTGTTGTCTTTAGGGTTGATAACAATCTGCATCACATAATGTGTGTGGCCTTCAAACACCTGTGTACATGTCCATTTCTTTTCCCAGTCCCAGAGTTTAATCAGCATGTCATCTGCACACATATAAGTCTGTGTACTTTACAAGAAACAATTTACAGCAACAGTCTTTTCTGAAGTATTTTACTAAATACTCCACAGAACAGATCCCATTCAATCTTATctaaacacacagacatcagatatcaaaacaaataatactAACCACTACTCGTCAGTATAAATGGTTGTGTAGGATGAACAGCAATTGAACGAAGATAGTCTGAATGGGCCTCAAACTCTTGCACTCTTTCCAATGTGTTGTAGTTGAACACCCTCACTTTCATGTCATCCTGTAAACATTAGTTAACTATAATTCAAAACATAATTATATGTAAGCaaaattaaaagcttttttttttattagactGCATAATTTAACTTATCAAATGTAGAAATTGTTAATGCTCTGTTTAAAAAACCCATAAActacagaaatacattttcaagattaagttaaaaacagtaaaacagtATTTGATTCTGCATGATACATAATTAGAAGAACCTTACCGATCCTGTAATTATCCAGTTTTTTCTGGCCACAAACCTTGCAGCACGGACAGGGGGTTCACATACTTCAAAGGACTTGATAAGTTGCtgtaaattgaaaaaaacaagaatgatGGATTTTTTTGGGTAATATTTTAGTCTCCAGGGCTAAATCAAGAAGATAAAATTACAAATGGTTATTTAAGATGATATTATTTGGAAGCATTTAATTattaacttttgcttatttcaTCAAATGATGTTTCTTATACTACTAACTGAAAAAACCGTGCAAAGCTATTTACCTGTGACTCATGATTCCAGACATGAACATTGCCATTGTACAGACTAGCTAACATCCATGGTTCTGAGGGGTGCAGATCCACACATTTCACACGATCAGATCGTGCAGACAGCTTGCGCTTGATGTCCAACCTTAAAGGCTGTGAAGTTCATAATCATGTTAGATAAAACTTTATCCTCAACTTGGAACTATGTGTCTCTGACTATGCCCCCTTGTCATTCCCAATAATGATGCCCCCAGGTGTCTATATCCTCGGTGATAAAAGCAAATGCGTGCAGCTATAGCTTTGATGTTGTAAACTCTGGTAATCTTTCACAACCATATGCAGGCAGTGTGAATGAActaaagaaatgtaaatttaacTTATGTTAATATGAAAATTAagttaaaataaagttatttaataCAATTCGTATCTGTAAATCGCCAACTAAAGCCAAGATTTGATGGAACATAAGACCGCCCACTTCGCTGTTAGCACAAATTCTACCAAAAATGTCGAAAGATcagaatgaaaatgataaacCATTAATTAAACAGTATTTACTTAAGTGTTTAACAGCTATCATTCTTTCCATACATATATTTCAATCCTGTTCTGTTTATTGGCTAAAGGAAGCCGGCTGCTAGAGCTACCTACAACAATACAGGAACTGAGAAAGTCAATGCAAATAAGCCAACTGCTTTTAATCTTTAACGCATCTTAATGATACGAATAACGAACAACGAAATACATCAAAGGCAGAACTTACCATTGTTTGAGCTTTTGGTGTGTATTATAACTAATGGTGacaaacaactgacaatatATATGCAAAGATAAGACAGACGAGCTGGCTCAAAATACGTGGCCTTCTCGAGCATGCGCGTTACGACATCCCGGCATTTCTCGCGCACAACGAGAATCTAATAACACAGGAAGGAGTCAGCTCCCTTATGCACGGAAGTGACGTGTCAAGAACGTGTCGTCTGCACTTCCAGCGCACTGCTAAgataaagggggggggggagggtgaaaatgtaagaaatattttaacatttcggtaaaaaaaatttaccctTGATTAAATGCAAGAGTAATTAATTTATCTTTGTCACGAAATGTTAAGGGGGTGTATTATCTGTAGCTGGGATGTCTTTTCAGTCTTCATTGAATTACCGAGAAAGCACATGCGGATATTTCACAAAGTTAACCTACTTAAAAATAGttctacaacaacaacacctcTCACATTTTTTACAGTAATAATATCGTATACCTTTGAACATAGAGATCTCAAAGGTAATAAAATCGAAAATGGGTCTCCGCAAACAAGATAAGGGGAATAAGTCCTCCTAACCTCGCTTTTGACGTACAAATaacagttacttcccttctAACACTACGCTCCCATCGtttttctgctctttttttttttgttttgtttttttttaatgtgagtGAACGGAGCATTACTATCGTAatggtatatatatagttcttcaaataaaattaagaggAGTGTCTGTAACTGTGCAATTTATCAGCCTGGTaaagtaagtatatatatagagagagagaattaaaacaTGCGATACTTGGACATCTGCAACAGCCTTCATTAGTTTAGACTCTGGCACTTGGCGCTTGTATCTCAAGACGATTACCAGTGCATATCCTAAGCGCGTGTGTGGCTTAGGTCAAAGTCCGGTCTTTTGACTAATGCGGTAAACGCTGGTTCATTTACgatgtcatttgttttcctggTGGTCGCGAAGGGAGGCTACCCTGTGACATGACCCACCGAGGGATTTGTCACTTCCCCTGCGAGACACATCAGTTAATATCTCTAGAATCCCTCGAGACATTTCGCTTCGTGGCCTGTCATATTCGGCCAGCGACCACAGTACGTTAGTCTCTTGCAGCGAAACAAATAATAGCAGCACACAGCTGGTGGCAGTTCTGGTCATCCCTTCAGTTGGAAAAGACTTCtcgttttaaaaaatctcttccCATTAGTTTGAGAATCACCGTTAAAGGTCTTGTGGGCTGCGCTTATATTTTCTAACGATTAGACAAAggagtttttttccccttaaaagGGGAATACACGCCTACAACACCCCCAGTTCCAGGCCTGAAGAGAGAGGACGCAGGGGGGATGCTGTACCAGGCCCGTAGTTTGAAGGTGGCCCGGCCTTGGTCGgtggattttttcccccttctttttcttttgcaggaaGGTCTGAGGAAAGAatacccaagcattacacatgcaaaTGTCGAGTTCCAGGTCTGCAGTATTTAATATTTCCAGGCCTCGGGGTAACATGCCTggggatttttatttctttggagCGGGTATTACCCGTTAACGTAaattttcctcatttactaaccactcacgtgtaagcAACTCTATGATGTAGATCCTGTTGCACTTGTCAAAATGTTAGCAGTCTATATTAGGTTATTgaataaaatgtagatattgataatcaaattgtaagcattttattacataactggaaaataatttacgattccAATTACAAAGGGCCAGGAGAAGTTGTCTGCCCcagggcccgtgctggctctcggcggccctgaccATCACACACCGAAAAAAGTCAGTAACGCAGTCATTAGGGTAGTTTATGGATACCCTTATGCTGTGAAGGCTATAGTCAATGTGACAGCTGGAACCGTATGTTAATTAAACACATCTGTAGACAAAGATAAAGTCACGTTGGACCTTTTTCTGTTCACAGTGATGTTTGTGGGCGTGTCTCTTGAGAACAAGGAAGGTCATCgctgagatttttgttttgaaatattattttgcacTCATCTTTATAcaatcattataaaaaaaaaacacggctCAGATTTTATGTAGGGGACAGCAGCGGAGGGTGCATTCAACTTCATCGCGGCGCAGAATTGGGTGGGACTACGGGTATCAGTGTGATGACGTTTGTATGGCGGAAACTACGAGATCTTTCTATCCAATAGggtgttttattgcttttttttttttttttggcggatAATACAATATCGTCTTCTCTTATAGAAGATGACGTGCATAGAAACTGCTGTGGTATACGGCAAGGAGAAAGTGAATTTGGTGAGTGGTGTGTTACTTcctgaatgattttttttttggatgaaaGTGCGACAAGAACATTTATTCTTGCAGTCATAAAAACATCCCGAGatatttttcaagtttcttCGTGACAGCTCATTGATTAAGATCAGTCATCACAAAGTTGATTAAGAACAGTCACACATGTGATTTGTGGGTATTGAAATTACAGAAAAGTTGAGTTATAGAAATTAGGTGCTGGAGGTATCGGGTACAATCTCATTAAACAGAAATAAGTGGAGCTGCTCGGATTAAACAAAGGAGATATGGACGTGGAGTTGTGTGCCTTTAATAAACTGCTTTTAATGAACCGGGTGATAAGGCTATTTTAGTCGGGTTTCTTTTTTGGCATCAGTTATAATAGGCCCGAGGTTTGTCAAGCCACGTCATGACTTAACAACTCCACCCAATTCTGTTGAGGGGAGCATAGGATAAACGAAGCGTCAACTGCTGACCCTCTGCCCCTAAATCACGTTTGTTAAAAAATGCACTCCAACAGaccaacacaacacaaccaAAGTCGATGCATGTGTGGCGGAGGCTGACAGCCAAACTACATCTACCACAATAATTAAATCCAAGGACTTACTTTTGCCGAGTAATGTGAGCCACGGATTCCTCTTGACTTGCTGGCATGACTCACGAACGATCAGTGGAAAACGTGGGATTTGTTTAATCCAAGAAATTGTGTAAGTGATAAGACATagagtcaaagaaaaaaatgtgccaaTTGTTCGTAAACTAAGTTATCATTGCCAAATTCTCACATATCAACATTTCAAATCAAGATTAGTAAAATGTCCCCAAAGTAGGTCAGTAGTCCGTAAAAAGTTGTTACCAAAAAAGTAATCAAGGAAAAGTGTATGAAATAACTATTTCCATCCATTTGTATAGCCTGCTCTCAATTTGAGTGTGCTAAAACATTATCTTTCAGTTGACATTTATACAgagtaaaaaaaatcacacagaaCAAGAGTCtcttttaacaataatttttgtggAAACGAATATACAATTGCTATTGAAATACGAGGGAAATTACAGACGGGAGTGCAGAAAGGCCACAGGGTCCCTATTAATGTGTCAGGAGAAGACAATCGGTGTACGCTACAGTCAATAGGTATTGTCCTCCCCTAGAAAGAATTGCATGCTCTTGTTGCTTTGCTGGTGCCAATCAATCGTAGGCAAAGTCTTCCTCGCACAAATAACGCAATCTCCGCTCCATTTCGAAAATTTTCAAAGGGATTTCGTCTGACAGGCTTGGACGCGTGGGCGACATGGGAAGCACCACATTTGAGCTTAACAGTTTCCGCGTCATCGGTTCAATCCGTCTCCATTTTCCCACAGCCAGGAAATTGGTAGCACGTGCAGCTCGCGCACCGACATCGTGCAGGCCGGAAGTCTCGCTGTGGCGCAACACAGAAAAACAGGAACCGCAACTGGAATAAGACTAAAATCAGTAGAGGAAACAGGAAAGCAGCCACTGAAGGCACGAAGAAGTGcaagaaacaagtaaacatgATGAATAAGAAATAAGATTATTTGAGTGGATCAAAGTGACGCAGAGGTCCAGCGGACTCTGGCAACAGTCAATGGGACCAAGAACTAGGGAGTCCTGTATGCTTGAGTGCAGGACAAAGAGGACaaggctgtcttttgttgttgttgtcatttacTTTCTGAATGCTTGTGCGTGTGAGGATCTGTGATTGTACTGAAGTTTGGTTGATAGGCTCGGGGCTAGTGTACTCGTCTGTGCGCAAATTAGTGTATAACGAGTTGCTTAAGTACCGTCTGGGACAAATTAAATTGtgctattttgtattttactgaattataattattgtactGCACTGAACTTCATTGCGTTGCATTGTGTTGTACTGCActgtgttgtattttatttgcataCTTTTGCATTGCGAAAGGCTCAACTGACTACTATGAAATCCTGATTTGGAAAACAGACACGCCTAATGATTTGGCAAATAGGAAACCAAACTAAACTCCCAATTACCCTAGAAAATcgttcaaaacaaaatacaaaatataacgGGCGTCAGGCTAAACTGATTTCAGTGCAGAATTGTAATAAAATCTTGAGTAATTTGACTTTGACTAATTATATGAGGACTAAAATGATGATTTATGCAATTCCTTTAAATTAAGACGAACAAATAAACCGAACATTTATTTTAGCGTTGCAAAATGTTAAGACCCTTTGAACTAATTTAGTAGTAGATAAACACATTTAATGGTTGTATCAGTataacattttctcatttttcttgctTAATCATTTCTGTAGGGTTAATTATCTAAAAAGAGGAAAaccagaggaggaggaggaggaggagaagaagaaaagaaaaacaagaaaaaaaaaaagaacaaaaagaacgaCATGGGGAAGGACTTCAGAAGCCATAGCTGAATGATTCAATTATGTTATAATTTCTTGCGAAGAGGACAGATATcagtcattttctttaaaagatcaATTAATAGTTTTAACATGATGTTGTTAATGACCTGACCGCCAGCACGGACACTGAGACAGACGATCTTTGCGGGCCACTTGCAATAATCATTAATaatcgtttattattttccaTTATACAACAGTATGCTTACAATTTATAATTTGACTGTTAGTATCGTTTAGTAACACAATATAGACAACAAACTTGAGGAAGAGTGTAATTAACTAGCATCTACAACACTGCAAGAGATAAACAATTTAGAGCTGTGTACACGTTAGCGGTCAGTAAATAAGggaaaggattttaaaaaagaaaacttttcatgCTTAAATTGTTATCAACTAATTTTCTATTTAATCTTACACTCAACATCATAAGTTTTATACACACGCAGCTTTATCATTCACAGCACAGGACAGTATGTCTTGCAAGAAACAACAGTAAGCaggtgataatgaaaaaaataacccaCCCAGCGTTTCATTTTCTCCTGAGTGCTTGAAGCAGATATCAAATAACCTAGAAATTATTCCTGACGATAATCAACTCATTTCTAAATCATTTTATCGGACGGTCTAAGTTTCCAGGGAAAAGCCAAAAAGAGCGCAGGCGACACCTGCGGCACTATCAGGTTGCGTGTCCTTGTCGCTTGAGGCGGCGCCATCTTGTGGCTCATTTTCCGAATGGGTCACGTGTCAACCACAGGGTACACAATccttccaacattttttttcctgtaaagcAGCGAAAACCGGAAAAATGTCCGGTTATATGAAAACCGTACGACATATTGAAGGCAAGGCCATCGTGGGTTATACAACATCCGTTAAAAATCTTGTATTCCTTTTTTCGTCTGTTCACATCCTCATTTGCATCACCATCTGACTGCGAACCATACGTTAGGGATGAACAAACAATAGGAGAGGTGAAAGCAGTAAGTTGTGacctgttttcttgaaaaaccATAACAGAGAATATTGTCTTTTTGAAGAGGCTTGTGTGAGTGGTTCATTCAATGGGAATATTTTACATCGTCGAGGATGAGAGCACTGGAAAGCTTGGAGCTTGAAGAGGTTGTCAGCCTCCGGCGCCTGAAGAAACTGTCAAGAAGAATGTCAGGATGCTTCAACATCTCGTTTTAGTTTCTTCTAAAATTGAAACTTGAATTTCCTAAACCTCCAAGTACAGATGAGTCGAAGAGTTTTGAAAAGGTTTGGAAAACTTTAGCCGACTTTAGTCTCCGGCAGCCGAAGTCCTCGCTAAGACACTCTCCCCCGTCCCCATTACACCCCAGAAAGATGATTTACATACAAAGGGCCTCATAAACTCGAGGCTGCAGTCATTCGATGAAAACCGAGCTCGAGGTAACTGATA
The Pomacea canaliculata isolate SZHN2017 linkage group LG2, ASM307304v1, whole genome shotgun sequence genome window above contains:
- the LOC112557155 gene encoding coatomer subunit beta'-like isoform X1; amino-acid sequence: MPLRLDIKRKLSARSDRVKCVDLHPSEPWMLASLYNGNVHVWNHESQQLIKSFEVCEPPVRAARFVARKNWIITGSDDMKVRVFNYNTLERVQEFEAHSDYLRSIAVHPTQPFILTSSDDMLIKLWDWEKKWTCTQVFEGHTHYVMQIVINPKDNNQFASASLDRTIKVWQLGSTTPNFTLEGHEKGANCVDYYTGGDKPYLISGADDRLVKIWDYQNKTCVQTLEGHAQNIAAVSFHPELPIILTGSEDGTVRIWHANTYRLESTLNYGLERVWTIACQKGSNNVAIGYDEGSIIIKLGREEPAMSMDSSGKIIWAKHSEIQQANIKAIGDQEIKDGERLPLAVKDMGSCEVYPQTIQHNPNGRFVVVCGDGEYIIYTAMALRNKSFGSAQEFVWSNDSSIYAIREGSSSVKIFKNFKEQKSFKPDFGAEGIYGGNMLGVRSVSGLAFYDWETTDLLRRIEITPKSIFWSENGELVCIATEDSFFILKFKAEAVEKAKEDKEKVTEDGIEDAFEVLTEVDESVRTGLWVGDCFIYTNSVNRLNYYVGGEIVTIAHLDRVMYLLGYIPKDNRLYLGDKELTIVSYSLLVSVLEYQTAVMRRDFETADKVLPTVPREQRTRVAHFLEKQGFKSQAMAVTCDPEHKFELAVQLGDLRIAYDLAKEMQSEQKWKQLAELAIRKCEFGLAQECLHQAQDFGGLLMLASSAGNSEMVARLGTTAQAAGQNNVAFLSNFILGRCEQCLEILISTNRLPEAAFFARTYLPSQISRVIGLWRQSLSKVNKKAADSLADPTEYENLFPGLRDIFKAEQYVATQRNEQGLHPASAYPSVPANSERNVVEEMKQAEESGDFIYIPPAEEAEGEDFQDAKSTDAADDESELPAPTLVSLSNDAPTPSTPVKTPAPIAAEATPSAIQKSIEDIEKELELDLENVQIDDIDTSAVDAEEDVNLDDDLLED
- the LOC112557155 gene encoding coatomer subunit beta'-like isoform X2, translating into MPLRLDIKRKLSARSDRVKCVDLHPSEPWMLASLYNGNVHVWNHESQQLIKSFEVCEPPVRAARFVARKNWIITGSDDMKVRVFNYNTLERVQEFEAHSDYLRSIAVHPTQPFILTSSDDMLIKLWDWEKKWTCTQVFEGHTHYVMQIVINPKDNNQFASASLDRTIKVWQLGSTTPNFTLEGHEKGANCVDYYTGGDKPYLISGADDRLVKIWDYQNKTCVQTLEGHAQNIAAVSFHPELPIILTGSEDGTVRIWHANTYRLESTLNYGLERVWTIACQKGSNNVAIGYDEGSIIIKLGREEPAMSMDSSGKIIWAKHSEIQQANIKAIGDQEIKDGERLPLAVKDMGSCEVYPQTIQHNPNGRFVVVCGDGEYIIYTAMALRNKSFGSAQEFVWSNDSSIYAIREGSSSVKIFKNFKEQKSFKPDFGAEGIYGGNMLGVRSVSGLAFYDWETTDLLRRIEITPKSIFWSENGELVCIATEDSFFILKFKAEAVEKAKEDKEKVTEDGIEDAFEVLTEVDESVRTGLWVGDCFIYTNSVNRLNYYVGGEIVTIAHLDRVMYLLGYIPKDNRLYLGDKELTIVSYSLLVSVLEYQTAVMRRDFETADKVLPTVPREQRTRVAHFLEKQGFKSQAMAVTCDPEHKFELAVQLGDLRIAYDLAKEMQSEQKWKQLAELAIRKCEFGLAQECLHQAQDFGGLLMLASSAGNSEMVARLGTTAQAAGQNNVAFLSNFILGRCEQCLEILISTNRLPEAAFFARTYLPSQISRVIGLWRQSLSKVNKKAADSLADPTEYENLFPGLRDIFKAEQYVATQRNEQGLHPASAYPSVPANSERNVVEEMKQAEESGDFIYIPPAEEAEGEDFQDAKSTDAADDESELPAPTLVSLSNDAPTPSTPVKTPAPIAAEATPSAIQKSIEDIEKELELDLENVQIDDIDTSDVNLDDDLLED